From Erigeron canadensis isolate Cc75 chromosome 8, C_canadensis_v1, whole genome shotgun sequence, one genomic window encodes:
- the LOC122578172 gene encoding nucleolar GTP-binding protein 1-like — protein MVQYNFKKITRVPTGKDFIDIILSRTQRQTPTVVHKGYAINRIRQFYMRKVKFTQTNFHEKLTTIIEEFPRLDDIHPFYGDLLHVLYNKDHYKLALGQINTARNLIGKIAKDYVKLLKYGDSLYRCKILKVAALGRMCTVTKRIGPSLAYLEQIRQHMARLPSIDPNTRTILICGYPNVGKSSFMNKITRADVDVQPYAFTTKSLFVGHTDYQYLRYQVIDTPGILDRPFEDRNIIEMCSITALAHLRAAVLFFLDISGSCGYTIAQQAALFHSIKSLFMNKPLIIVCNKTDLQSLEGISEDDKKLVEEMKSEALKTLIGQGGEVREGAEVLLTMSTLTEEGVMAVKNAACDRLLEQRVEIKMKSKKINDCLNRFHVALPKPRDQKERPICIPQAVLELKAREAAKEKKKLERDLEEENGGAGVYSASLKKHYLLEHDEWKEDNMPEILDGHNVYDFIDPDIQQRLEELEKEEGMLLQEQEDEEEEMDIEELTPKQQEELAEIRKKKSLLIREHRIKKSTAESRPTVPRKFDKDRSFTPTRMGRQLKSLGLDPSKAIERVRSQSRGRKRDRSTDHGGDGMDVDNDGSNKKMKRSLSLSRSRSQSRPPSSELVPGEGYKDSAMKLKAFKMGRNSVFKRNKDARKGEGDRVIPTLKPKHLYSGKRSNGKTQRR, from the coding sequence ATGGTGCAATATAATTTCAAGAAGATCACAAGAGTACCTACGGGTAAGGATTTTATTGACATAATACTCAGCAGAACTCAGAGGCAAACACCTACTGTTGTACACAAGGGCTATGCAATCAATCGCATTCGTCAGTTTTATATGCGGAAAGTGAAGTTTACGCAGACAAACTTTCACGAAAAGCTCACCACCATCATCGAAGAGTTTCCTAGACTTGATGATATCCATCCTTTCTACGGTGATCTTCTTCATGTTCTATATAACAAAGATCATTACAAGCTTGCCCTTGGTCAAATTAATACTGCCAGGAATCTTATTGGAAAGATTGCCAAAGATTACGTGAAGTTGTTGAAGTATGGTGACTCCCTTTATAGGTGCAAGATCTTGAAGGTCGCTGCTCTTGGTCGAATGTGTACTGTCACTAAAAGGATTGGACCCAGTTTGGCGTATCTTGAACAAATCAGGCAACACATGGCAAGGCTGCCCTCTATCGACCCTAACACCAGAACAATACTGATTTGTGGGTATCCAAATGTTGGAAAAAGTTCGTTCATGAACAAGATCACCCGTGCAGACGTTGATGTCCAGCCGTATGCTTTCACCACAAAGTCTTTATTTGTTGGCCACACAGATTATCAGTACTTGAGGTATCAAGTCATTGATACTCCGGGTATTTTAGATAGGCCATTTGAAGATCGTAATATTATTGAGATGTGTAGTATTACAGCATTAGCACATTTGAGAGCAGCAGTTTTGTTCTTTTTGGATATTTCTGGTTCTTGTGGGTACACAATTGCGCAACAAGCAGCTTTGTTTCACAGTATCAAGTCTCTCTTTATGAACAAACCACTGATCATAGTCTGTAACAAGACCGATTTGCAGTCACTGGAAGGAATATCTGAGGATGACAAGAAGTTGGTTGAGGAGATGAAATCAGAAGCTCTTAAGACTTTGATTGGTCAAGGTGGAGAGGTTAGGGAAGGTGCTGAAGTGCTTTTGACAATGAGCACCTTGACCGAAGAAGGTGTGATGGCGGTTAAAAATGCTGCTTGTGATCGGTTACTGGAACAAAGGGTTGAAATTAAAATGAAGTCCAAGAAGATTAATGATTGTTTGAACCGTTTTCATGTTGCTCTTCCAAAGCCACGTGACCAAAAAGAAAGACCGATATGCATCCCACAAGCTGTTCTTGAACTAAAAGCTAGAGAGGcggcaaaagaaaagaagaagctTGAAAGAGatcttgaagaagaaaatggaggTGCAGGTGTATATTCTGCTAGCTTAAAGAAACACTATCTTCTTGAACATGATGAATGGAAGGAAGATAACATGCCTGAAATTCTTGATGGGCATAACGTATATGATTTTATTGACCCTGATATTCAACAAAGGCTTGAAGAGTTGGAGAAAGAGGAAGGTATGCTTCTTCAGGAGCAGGAAGATGAGGAGGAAGAAATGGATATTGAAGAACTGACCCCAAAACAGCAGGAAGAACTTGCTGAGATCAGGAAAAAGAAAAGCTTACTCATTCGTGAACATAGGATCAAGAAAAGCACTGCAGAGAGCCGTCCTACTGTACCCCGAAAGTTTGATAAAGACAGAAGTTTCACTCCTACTAGAATGGGCCGACAGCTGAAATCTTTGGGACTTGACCCTTCTAAAGCAATTGAACGTGTTCGAAGTCAGTCTAGGGGTCGGAAGAGGGACAGGTCAACTGATCACGGTGGTGATGGGATGGATGTTGATAATGATGGTTCTAATAAGAAGATGAAAAGGTCATTGTCCTTGTCAAGGTCTAGGTCACAGTCACGACCGCCGTCAAGTGAGTTGGTTCCTGGAGAAGGGTACAAAGATTCTGCTATGAAGTTGAAGGCTTTTAAAATGGGTAGGAATTCtgtttttaaaagaaacaaagatGCTCGTAAGGGAGAAGGTGATAGAGTCATTCCTACTCTAAAACCAAAACATTTGTACTCTGGCAAGCGTTCCAACGGGAAGACTCAAAGGCGTTGA
- the LOC122578059 gene encoding uncharacterized protein LOC122578059: MGNCQAVDAAALVIQHPSGKIERMYWSITASQVMKLNPGHYVSLIIPLPGDENHDHSGNNNKTVRFTRVKLLRPSDTLVLGRAYRLVTSHEVMKVLKAKRQAKKKNEQAETMVEKEEETGSELENQSQVMAHERTIKQRSGSFSKSRSWRPSLQSISEATS; this comes from the exons ATGGGGAATTGTCAAGCAGTAGATGCAGCTGCTTTAGTGATACAACATCCATCAGGGAAGATTGAAAGGATGTATTGGTCTATAACTGCAAGCCAAGTCATGAAGCTGAATCCAGGACATTATGTTTCTCTCATCATTCCATTGCCCGGTGACGAAAACCATGATCACTCcggtaataataataagacgGTTCGGTTTACACGAGTCAAGCTTCTTCGACCTAGTGACACCCTTGTTCTTGGTCGAGCTTATCGCCTTGTTACCTCACATG AAGTTATGAAGGTACTAAAAGCGAAACGACAagcaaagaaaaagaatgagcAAGCAGAAACTATGGTGGAAAAGGAGGAAGAAACAGGTTCTGAATTGGAGAATCAAAGCCAG GTGATGGCACATGAAAGAACAATCAAGCAAAGGTCTGGATCGTTTTCGAAGTCTAGATCATGGCGTCCTTCTTTGCAGAGTATCTCAGAGGCAACTAGCTGA
- the LOC122578058 gene encoding protein PLASTID REDOX INSENSITIVE 2, chloroplastic-like — translation MAAFQSSLVPLSSSTTFITTSLAPPKTSNFATINDQLGCFIQCPHQSKSPCLSFHHVRAVVDEKYVYPDPIPEFAVYVTNKFREELKRRLYKQDRETFGNDFDRVVETCTQLFSEFVHKEYGGPGTLVVEPFTNMLIELKQRKLPGANLAARASLLWAQNYLDDEWQSWNDKHM, via the exons atggcGGCATTTCAATCTTCCCTGGTTCCCCTTTCTTCTTCTACCACATTCATAACGACCTCGTTGGCTCCACCCAAAACCTCAAACTTCGCCACCATAAACGACCAGCTGGGCTGTTTTATCCAGTGTCCTCATCAGTCAAAATCTCCATGTTTATCGTTCCATCATGTTCGAGCAGTAGTTGATGAGAAATACGTTTATCCTGACCCCATTCCAGAGTTTGCTGTTTAC GTGACAAATAAGTTCAGAGAAGAGTTAAAGAGGAGACTGTACAAGCAGGATAGGGAAACATTCGGAAATGATTTTGATAGAGTTGTTGAAACATGCACCCAG TTATTCAGTGAGTTTGTACACAAAGAGTATGGAGGGCCGGGGACGTTGGTAGTGGAGCCGTTCACAAACATGTTAATCGAACTCAAGCAAAGGAAGTTGCCCGGGGCCAACTTGGCAGCACGGGCATCACTATTATGGGCTCAGAACTACCTCGATGACGAATGGCAAAGTTGGAATGACAAACACATGTGA